Proteins encoded together in one Oncorhynchus mykiss isolate Arlee chromosome 7, USDA_OmykA_1.1, whole genome shotgun sequence window:
- the LOC110528873 gene encoding inositol-3-phosphate synthase 1-A isoform X1: protein MTENIRINNPNVKYTDTHIEAQYCYHTTAVRRDGDTLTVTPSVSELEFRTERHVPRLGVMLVGWGGNNGTTVTAAVLANRLGLTWRTKTGEQKANYYGSLFQSSTVCLGAGPDGKEVNIPFRDLLPMMHPNDIVFDERVCVSGWDISSMDLGSAMERAEVLDWSLQEKLRPHMSHLRPRASIYIPEFIAANQAGRADNVLKGTMAEQVEQIRADIQDFRHSSGVDKVIVLWTANTERFCDLTAGVNDTAKNLLAAIQSGGEVSPSTLFAVASILEGCAYINGSPQNTFVPGAIELAVERNVFIAGDDFKSGQTKIKSVLVDFLISAGIKPTSIVSYNHLGNNDGMNLSAPQQFRSKEISKSNVVDDMVNSNPILYHNGEKPDHCVVIKYVPYVGDSKRAMDEYTSEIMMGGTNTIAMHNTCEDSLLASPIILDLVLLTELCQRVCVRPQGSETFQSFHSVLAILSFMCKAPLVPPGAPLVNAYFRQRACIENIMRACLGLPPQNHMHLEHKLQRGFLPRHDNRIYDNVATKRVLSNGYHASQQNGVCAHVVKEATIG from the exons ATGACCGAGAACATTCGTATCAACAATCCCAATGTGaagtacacagatacacacattgAGGCTCAGTACTGCTACCATACTACTGCTGTACGCAGGGACGGAGACACACTCACA GTGACCCCGTCCGTTAGTGAGCTTGAGTTCCGTACTGAGCGACATGTCCCCAGGCTGGGGGTGATGCTAGTTGGCTGGGGAGGAAACAATGGGACCACCGTCACCGCTGCTGTACTGGCCAACAGACTGGGACTCACCTGGAGAACCAAAACTGGAGAACAg aAAGCCAACTACTACGGTTCCCTCTTCCAGTCCTCAACTGTGTGTTTAGGTGCGGGGCCAGATGGAAAGGAAGTTAACATTCCGTTCCGTGACCTCCTACCCATGATGCACCCTAATGATATCGTCTTTGATg agagagtgtgtgtgtcaggctgggACATCTCATCCATGGATCTGGGCAGTGCGATGGAGAGAGCCGAGGTCCTTGATTGGTCCCTCCAGGAGAAGCTCCGCCCACACATGAGCCACCTCCGACCCCGGGCCTCCATCTATATCCCAGAATTCATAGCTGCCAACCAGGCGGGCCGAGCAGACAACGTTCTGAAAGGGACCATGGCTGAACAG gtggAGCAGATCAGAGCAGACATTCAGGACTTCCGGCATTCAAGCGGCGTGGACAAGGTCATCGTTTTGTGGACGGCCAACACCGAACGTTTCTGTGACCTCACAGCCGGGGTCAACGACACGGCCAAGAATCTCCTGGCTGCCATACAG tcAGGTGGGGAGGTGTCTCCCTCTACTTTGTTTGCTGTGGCCAGTATCCTGGAGGGCTGTGCCTACATTAACGGTTCTCCCCAGAACACGTTTGTCCCTGGGGCGATAGAGCTGGCTGTGGAGAGAAATGTGTTCATAGCAGGAGATGACTTCAAGTCTGGTCAGACAAAGATCAAGTCAGTCCTGGTCGACTTCCTCATCAGTGCTGGGATCAAG CCCACCTCCATTGTCAGCTACAATCACCTTGGCAACAACGATGGTATGAACCTCTCAGCACCGCAGCAGTTCCGCTCCAAGGAGATCTCCAAGAGCAATGTGGTGGATGACATGGTCAACTCCAACCCTATACTGTACCACAATGGGGAGAAACCTGACCACTGT gtggtgaTTAAGTATGTGCCGTATGTGGGGGACAGTAAGAGGGCGATGGATGAATACACCTCTGAGATCATGATGGGAGGAACCAACACTATCGCAATGCACAACACCTGTGAG GACTCTCTGCTAGCCAGTCCTATCATCCTGGACCTGGTCCTCCTCACAGAGTTGTGTCAGCGTGTATGTGTTCGGCCCCAAGGATCAGAGACCTTCCAGTCCTTCCACAGTGTCCTGGCTATCCTCTCCTTCATGTGTAAAGCTCCCCTCGTCCCCCCTGGGGCCCCGCTGGTCAATGCCTACTTCAGACAGAGAGCCTGCATTGAGAACATCATGAG AGCGTGCCTTGGTCTCCCCCCTCAGAACCACATGCACCTGGAGCACAAGCTGCAGAGGGGCTTCCTGCCTCGCCACGACAACCGTATCTACGACAATGTGGCTACCAAGAGGGTCCTAAGCAACGGTTACCACGCCTCCCAACAGAATGGTGTCTGCGCACACGTGGTGAAAGAGGCAACGATTGGATAA
- the LOC110528873 gene encoding inositol-3-phosphate synthase 1-A isoform X2 — translation MTENIRINNPNVKYTDTHIEAQYCYHTTAVRRDGDTLTVTPSVSELEFRTERHVPRLGVMLVGWGGNNGTTVTAAVLANRLGLTWRTKTGEQKANYYGSLFQSSTVCLGAGPDGKEVNIPFRDLLPMMHPNDIVFDGWDISSMDLGSAMERAEVLDWSLQEKLRPHMSHLRPRASIYIPEFIAANQAGRADNVLKGTMAEQVEQIRADIQDFRHSSGVDKVIVLWTANTERFCDLTAGVNDTAKNLLAAIQSGGEVSPSTLFAVASILEGCAYINGSPQNTFVPGAIELAVERNVFIAGDDFKSGQTKIKSVLVDFLISAGIKPTSIVSYNHLGNNDGMNLSAPQQFRSKEISKSNVVDDMVNSNPILYHNGEKPDHCVVIKYVPYVGDSKRAMDEYTSEIMMGGTNTIAMHNTCEDSLLASPIILDLVLLTELCQRVCVRPQGSETFQSFHSVLAILSFMCKAPLVPPGAPLVNAYFRQRACIENIMRACLGLPPQNHMHLEHKLQRGFLPRHDNRIYDNVATKRVLSNGYHASQQNGVCAHVVKEATIG, via the exons ATGACCGAGAACATTCGTATCAACAATCCCAATGTGaagtacacagatacacacattgAGGCTCAGTACTGCTACCATACTACTGCTGTACGCAGGGACGGAGACACACTCACA GTGACCCCGTCCGTTAGTGAGCTTGAGTTCCGTACTGAGCGACATGTCCCCAGGCTGGGGGTGATGCTAGTTGGCTGGGGAGGAAACAATGGGACCACCGTCACCGCTGCTGTACTGGCCAACAGACTGGGACTCACCTGGAGAACCAAAACTGGAGAACAg aAAGCCAACTACTACGGTTCCCTCTTCCAGTCCTCAACTGTGTGTTTAGGTGCGGGGCCAGATGGAAAGGAAGTTAACATTCCGTTCCGTGACCTCCTACCCATGATGCACCCTAATGATATCGTCTTTGATg gctgggACATCTCATCCATGGATCTGGGCAGTGCGATGGAGAGAGCCGAGGTCCTTGATTGGTCCCTCCAGGAGAAGCTCCGCCCACACATGAGCCACCTCCGACCCCGGGCCTCCATCTATATCCCAGAATTCATAGCTGCCAACCAGGCGGGCCGAGCAGACAACGTTCTGAAAGGGACCATGGCTGAACAG gtggAGCAGATCAGAGCAGACATTCAGGACTTCCGGCATTCAAGCGGCGTGGACAAGGTCATCGTTTTGTGGACGGCCAACACCGAACGTTTCTGTGACCTCACAGCCGGGGTCAACGACACGGCCAAGAATCTCCTGGCTGCCATACAG tcAGGTGGGGAGGTGTCTCCCTCTACTTTGTTTGCTGTGGCCAGTATCCTGGAGGGCTGTGCCTACATTAACGGTTCTCCCCAGAACACGTTTGTCCCTGGGGCGATAGAGCTGGCTGTGGAGAGAAATGTGTTCATAGCAGGAGATGACTTCAAGTCTGGTCAGACAAAGATCAAGTCAGTCCTGGTCGACTTCCTCATCAGTGCTGGGATCAAG CCCACCTCCATTGTCAGCTACAATCACCTTGGCAACAACGATGGTATGAACCTCTCAGCACCGCAGCAGTTCCGCTCCAAGGAGATCTCCAAGAGCAATGTGGTGGATGACATGGTCAACTCCAACCCTATACTGTACCACAATGGGGAGAAACCTGACCACTGT gtggtgaTTAAGTATGTGCCGTATGTGGGGGACAGTAAGAGGGCGATGGATGAATACACCTCTGAGATCATGATGGGAGGAACCAACACTATCGCAATGCACAACACCTGTGAG GACTCTCTGCTAGCCAGTCCTATCATCCTGGACCTGGTCCTCCTCACAGAGTTGTGTCAGCGTGTATGTGTTCGGCCCCAAGGATCAGAGACCTTCCAGTCCTTCCACAGTGTCCTGGCTATCCTCTCCTTCATGTGTAAAGCTCCCCTCGTCCCCCCTGGGGCCCCGCTGGTCAATGCCTACTTCAGACAGAGAGCCTGCATTGAGAACATCATGAG AGCGTGCCTTGGTCTCCCCCCTCAGAACCACATGCACCTGGAGCACAAGCTGCAGAGGGGCTTCCTGCCTCGCCACGACAACCGTATCTACGACAATGTGGCTACCAAGAGGGTCCTAAGCAACGGTTACCACGCCTCCCAACAGAATGGTGTCTGCGCACACGTGGTGAAAGAGGCAACGATTGGATAA